From Oncorhynchus tshawytscha isolate Ot180627B unplaced genomic scaffold, Otsh_v2.0 Un_scaffold_13173_pilon_pilon, whole genome shotgun sequence, one genomic window encodes:
- the LOC112247938 gene encoding retinoic acid receptor RXR-beta-A-like isoform X2, with amino-acid sequence MSSHQPTSSASNSPTSTFGSPFSVISPSLGSPGVAPSMGYGPISSSQINSTMGMHSISSSDDVKPPFGLRPMSAHSPGIMLSQKRMCAICGDRSSGKHYGVYSCEGCKGFFKRTVRKDLSYTCRDNKECLVDKRQRNRCQYCRYQKCLAMGMKREVVQDERQKFQEERQRIREREEGLECSSAVNEEMPVEKILEAETSVEQRAELHSDTGSAGSSPHDAVTNICQTADKQLFALVEWAKRIPHFSELPLDDQVILLRAGWNELLIASFSHRSIAVKDGVLLANELHRDNAHSAGVAAIFDRESVQSAEVGAIFDRVLTELVSKMRDMQMDKTELGCLRAIVLFNPDAKGLSNTGEVELLREKVYASLEAYCKQKYPEQQGRFAKLLLRLPALRSIGLKCLEHLFFFKLIGDTPIDTFLMEMLEAPHQLA; translated from the exons ATGTCATCGCATCAGCCCACCAGTTCAGCCTCCAACAGTCCCACCAGCACCTTTGGCTCGCCTTTCTCAGTCATCAGCCCCTCACTGGGCTCCCCTGGTGTGGCACCCTCCATGGGTTATGGGCCTATTAGCAGTAGCCAG ATCAACTCTACAATGGGGATGCACTCAATCAGCAGCTCGGATGATGTCAAACCCCCGTTTGGCTTGAGACCTATGTCTGCACACAGCCCTGGGATAATGCTCTCCCAGAAACGCATGTGTGCCATCTGTGGGGACCGCTCCTCTG GTAAGCACTATGGTGTGTACAGCTGTGAAGGTTGCAAGGGCTTCTTCAAACGCACAGTGCGCAAGGACCTGAGCTACACCTGCAGGGATAACAAAGAATGCCTGGTGGACAAGCGCCAGCGCAATCGCTGCCAGTACTGTCGCTACCAGAAGTGTCTGGCTATGGGCATGAAGAGGGAAG TGGTCCAAGATGAACGTCAGAAAT TCCAGGAGGAGCGTCAGAGGATcagggagcgagaggagggacTGGAGTGCAGCAGTGCTGTGAACGAGGAGATGCCCGTGGAGAAGATCTTGGAGGCAGAGACGTCCGTGGAGCAGAGGGCAGAgctccactctgatacaggctcCGCTGGTAGCTCT CCCCATGATGCGGTGACAAACATCTGCCAGACTGCAGACAAGCAGCTGTTTGCGTTGGTGGAGTGGGCCAAGAGGATCCCCCACTTCTCTGAGCTGCCCCTGGACGACCAGGTCATCCTCCTGCGTGCAG ggtggaaTGAACTTCTGATCGCCTCCTTCTCACACCGCTCCATCGCTGTGAAGGACGGGGTCCTGCTGGCCAATGAGCTACACCGGGACAACGCACACAGTGCAGGGGTGGCGGCCATCTTTGACAG GGAGAGTGTGCAGAGTGCTGAGGTGGGAGCCATATTTGACCG GGTTCTCACTGAGCTGGTCAGTAAGATGAGAGACATGCAGATGGACAAGACAGAGCTGGGCTGCCTCCGAGCCATCGTCCTCTTCAACCCAG ACGCTAAAGGTCTGTCCAACACCGGAGAGGTGGAGCTCCTGAGAGAGAAGGTCTATGCTTCACTGGAAGCCTACTGCAAGCAGAAATACCCCGAGCAGCAGGGAAG GTTTGCTAAGCTCCTCCTCAGGCTGCCAGCACTGCGTTCTATTGGCTTGAAGTGTTTGGAGCACCTGTTCTTCTTCAAGCTGATTGGTGACACCCCTATCGACACGTTCCTCATGGAAATGCTTGAAGCACCTCATCAGTTGGCATAG
- the LOC112247938 gene encoding retinoic acid receptor RXR-beta-A-like isoform X1, translating to MSSHQPTSSASNSPTSTFGSPFSVISPSLGSPGVAPSMGYGPISSSQINSTMGMHSISSSDDVKPPFGLRPMSAHSPGIMLSQKRMCAICGDRSSGKHYGVYSCEGCKGFFKRTVRKDLSYTCRDNKECLVDKRQRNRCQYCRYQKCLAMGMKREVVQDERQKSVQEERQRIREREEGLECSSAVNEEMPVEKILEAETSVEQRAELHSDTGSAGSSPHDAVTNICQTADKQLFALVEWAKRIPHFSELPLDDQVILLRAGWNELLIASFSHRSIAVKDGVLLANELHRDNAHSAGVAAIFDRESVQSAEVGAIFDRVLTELVSKMRDMQMDKTELGCLRAIVLFNPDAKGLSNTGEVELLREKVYASLEAYCKQKYPEQQGRFAKLLLRLPALRSIGLKCLEHLFFFKLIGDTPIDTFLMEMLEAPHQLA from the exons ATGTCATCGCATCAGCCCACCAGTTCAGCCTCCAACAGTCCCACCAGCACCTTTGGCTCGCCTTTCTCAGTCATCAGCCCCTCACTGGGCTCCCCTGGTGTGGCACCCTCCATGGGTTATGGGCCTATTAGCAGTAGCCAG ATCAACTCTACAATGGGGATGCACTCAATCAGCAGCTCGGATGATGTCAAACCCCCGTTTGGCTTGAGACCTATGTCTGCACACAGCCCTGGGATAATGCTCTCCCAGAAACGCATGTGTGCCATCTGTGGGGACCGCTCCTCTG GTAAGCACTATGGTGTGTACAGCTGTGAAGGTTGCAAGGGCTTCTTCAAACGCACAGTGCGCAAGGACCTGAGCTACACCTGCAGGGATAACAAAGAATGCCTGGTGGACAAGCGCCAGCGCAATCGCTGCCAGTACTGTCGCTACCAGAAGTGTCTGGCTATGGGCATGAAGAGGGAAG TGGTCCAAGATGAACGTCAGAAAT CAGTCCAGGAGGAGCGTCAGAGGATcagggagcgagaggagggacTGGAGTGCAGCAGTGCTGTGAACGAGGAGATGCCCGTGGAGAAGATCTTGGAGGCAGAGACGTCCGTGGAGCAGAGGGCAGAgctccactctgatacaggctcCGCTGGTAGCTCT CCCCATGATGCGGTGACAAACATCTGCCAGACTGCAGACAAGCAGCTGTTTGCGTTGGTGGAGTGGGCCAAGAGGATCCCCCACTTCTCTGAGCTGCCCCTGGACGACCAGGTCATCCTCCTGCGTGCAG ggtggaaTGAACTTCTGATCGCCTCCTTCTCACACCGCTCCATCGCTGTGAAGGACGGGGTCCTGCTGGCCAATGAGCTACACCGGGACAACGCACACAGTGCAGGGGTGGCGGCCATCTTTGACAG GGAGAGTGTGCAGAGTGCTGAGGTGGGAGCCATATTTGACCG GGTTCTCACTGAGCTGGTCAGTAAGATGAGAGACATGCAGATGGACAAGACAGAGCTGGGCTGCCTCCGAGCCATCGTCCTCTTCAACCCAG ACGCTAAAGGTCTGTCCAACACCGGAGAGGTGGAGCTCCTGAGAGAGAAGGTCTATGCTTCACTGGAAGCCTACTGCAAGCAGAAATACCCCGAGCAGCAGGGAAG GTTTGCTAAGCTCCTCCTCAGGCTGCCAGCACTGCGTTCTATTGGCTTGAAGTGTTTGGAGCACCTGTTCTTCTTCAAGCTGATTGGTGACACCCCTATCGACACGTTCCTCATGGAAATGCTTGAAGCACCTCATCAGTTGGCATAG